The following DNA comes from Amycolatopsis albispora.
GATCATGAGAAACAGAACCATGGCCGGTCGTTTCGCGGCCGCGCTGTTCGCCGGTTCACTGACCGCGTTGTGCCTGCTGGCCCCGTCCGCTTCGGCAGCGCAGCGGAGTTGGTCACCCGATCCGCGCGGGCCCGGCGACACCTACCCCGGCAATTGGCACTGCAATACCGGCCCCTACGTCGACGCCTGCGTGATCAATTCCCACAACGGGACGCAGCCGGTGTACAAGGCGGTGATGGTGGTCAAAAACGACACCAATCTGGGAATTCAGCTCTCGGCCCCGGTCATCAACATGTGGGCCGGGCCGAGCACGTCGAAGCAGATTCGTGACGACGGTTGTTACAACAGCGGGCTTTCGTCGGAGTACGCGGCCGCCTGTTACGGAACCGCGGCGACGTTGTCCGTGGTGTGCTCCATCAAGCCGGGAGCCACCTACGTCACGGCCAATGCCGCGGTCAACGTCGACGGTGCGCGGCAGACGAAGGTGAGCATGGTCGAGGTCAACTGCTGAGCGGACCTCGCCCGGTCACCACGCGAGGTGGTCCACGGCCAGCCAGGTCCGCCCGGCCAGCACCGCCGGGGTCACGCCGGTGAAGGCCACTACGTCCCGGTGCAGGTGCGGCTGGTCGACGTAACCGCTGCCCACCGCCACCCCGGCCGGGTCCTCGCCCGCGGCCAGGCGGTGGGCGGCGTGGTCGAAGCGCACCAGCCTCGCCGCCCGCTTGGGCGCGAGGCCGATCTGGGTCCGGAACCGGGACCACAGTCGCTTGCGGCTCCACCCGAGTTCGACCGCCAGCTCGTCGATCCGGACCCGGCCGCGGGTGCGCGCGATCCGGTGCCACGCCCACGCCACCTCGCGTTCCACCGCCGTCTTCGCCGTTTCCAGCCGCCGGGTGAGCAGCGCTTCCGCCAGTGCGAACCGGTCCGGCCACGACCGGGCCCCGGCCAGTTGCTCCCGCACCCGCGCCGCGCCCCGGCCCCACAGGTCGTCGAGCGTCACCGCCACGTGGTCCAGTTCCGCCGGGGACACGCCCAGCACCGCGTGCGCGGTCACCGGCGACAGGCGCACCTGCACGCATTCGACCCGCTCGCCGCGCACCCGCACCGCGCCGTGCATGAACCCGGTGACCAGGCTGCCCTGCCGCTGCCTGCCGGTGGCGGCGTCGACCACGAGCGGGCCGTCGCCGAACCCGAGCGCCAGGGTGACCGCCGGGTGGGGCACGACCCGCACGTCGACCGGGCCCGCGCCGCGGTCGCGGAACCCGGCCATGCGGACGCCGGGCAACCGGCCGGGCCGCGACGGCCGCGCGACCCGCCACCTGGCCACCGCCTCGGCTTCCGGCGCGAACATCTGTCCAGAGTAGCCGGACGGAACATTCGTCCAAGACGCCGGCACCGCCCGCCGGGACAGTGGATGCCATGAGCCACCACAACATCCAGCCCTTCTTCGAGGCACTGGCCAGCCGTGACGCGGACCGGATCGCGGCGGTGCTCACCGAGGACTCGGAATGGTTTTCACCGCCTGGCAACGCCGTTGCCGTCGCACTCGAAGCAACCAACCACATGAAAGGCCGCGCGGCGATCGTCCAGTTCTTCGCCGACGAGTTACCGCGGTTGTTCGTGCGCGATGTCGGTGTCACCTTCAACGGTGTCCATTCGGCTGGTGAGCACGTGGTCGTGGAAGCCGAGCTGACGGCCACCCTGCCCGACGGCAACCGCTACCTCAACGACTACTGCTTTGTCGTCGAGTTCCGGAACGGGCTGGTGCACCGGGTCCGCGAATACGCCGACACCCCTCGTGGACTCAAGTGCGGATGAAGCGCGGGTGGTGACCGGGTTCAGGACTTCCGGATGGCGATGACGACGGTGTCGTCGATGTGCAGCACGACGTCGTGCATCTGGGTGGTCAGTTCCCGCGGGATGCCCGTGGTGGGGCGGCGGGCGTGCGCGCGGGCCAGCGCCAGCAGCCGGGTTTCGCCTTCGTCGTAGTTCTTGCGGCTTTCGATCAGGCCGTCGGTGTAGAGCAGCAGGGTGTCGCCGGGGTCGAGGGTGTGGTGCGCGAGTTCGGGTGTGCCCGGGTGCGGGAAACCGACACCGCGGCCCGGGCCGGGACCGGCGAGCCGCTGCGTGTGGCCGGCGGCGGTGATCAGCACCGGCTGCGGGTGGCTGCCGTTGGCCACGCGGACCTCTCCCGTGCCCGGCGTGATCCTGGCCAGCAGCACGGTCGCCATGAGCTTGGGTTCGATGGTGGTCAGCGTGTTCGACGCCCTGGCGACCAGATCGGCGAACGGATGCCCTTCCAGCGCGAGGGTGCGGATCGCGTGCGTGACGGTGATGGCCTTGCGGGTGGAGGCGACGCCGTGGCCGACGGCGTCGACGAGGGTGATGTGGACGTCGCCGCCGGGCAGGGTGAACCAGTCGTAGAGATCGCCGCCGGTGGGGGAGTCCGGATCGGCGGGGGAGTAGTGCACGGCCAGCTCCAGCCCGGCGACCACGGGTGGCGGCGGGCGGAGGGCGTCTTCGAGTTCGCGGAAGATGACGCCGTGGGCGCGGCGGAGTTCCTCGTCGCGTCGCTCGAGTTCGATGAACATGGCGAGCACGCCGCTGTTGGTTTCGGCGAGTTCGTGCTTGAGCTGGCGTTGCTGTTGCGCCAGCGTGTCGGCGCGCGCGATGAGCGCGAGCATTTCCTCACGGGTGGCGTGCTCGTCGCTGCCGGGCACCGGTGCCGGGGGCGCGCCGGTGGCCAGGTGCCAGGTGAGCGTCTGGTCGTCGCCGGTGTCGGGCAGCAGCGGCAGGAGGTTGCGCTGGTGCTGGGGAATGGACCGTCCCAAGTGGAGGGTCACGGTGCACAGGCCGTCGCCAGAGGTGCTGGTCCGCAGGCCGATCGCGGTACCGGCGGCGATGGCCGGTTCGGCGACCAGGGTGGCGGAGAGCACCAGCCGGGCGCGGTCGTCGATCGGCACGCCCGCCTGGCCGCACGCCTCGCGCAGGCGACGGCGGAGCTGGCGGAGGTCGGTGGTGTTCACGGGAGCTGGTCGGCGTGCAGGGCGATCGCGGCCGCGTCGTCGCGGGGGTTGCGGTGCCGGTGGGCGAGTTCCGCGACGAGCAGCAGCGCGCTGGCGGGCTGGGTGGACGGGACCGGCGTGCGCCAGGTGTTGTCGAGCCCGTCGGTGTGGAGCACCACCACGGCGCCGCCGGTCAACGGGGCGCGGCGGGGCAGCACGGACGGCAGCACGAACCCGATCACCCCGGGCACGCTGAGCAGCAGCTGAGGTGGCCGTCCCGGGGTCAGGACGGTGGCGCTGACGTTGCCGACACCGCAGAACTCGACGGCGCGACCTGACACGCGCGCCAATGCGACGGCCGCGCCACGCGTACCCCGCAGCGCGCGGTGCATCCCGGCCAGGTGCGTGGCCAGCGCGCGATCCGGGTTCTCCGCGAAGGCCCCGATCGCGAGACGTGCCGCGTCGGCGGCTTCGGCACCGTGGCCGAGGCCGTCGGCGACCACCACGGTCCGGCTGCCGGTGCTCTCGGCGAGCGCGACGGCGTCACCGGAGTGGTGCTCACCTTCGCGGGGCAGGCAGAAGTGCCCGACCGCGCCGGCGAGCCCGGCCGGGGTACCGGGCGCGAGCACCCTGGCGGCGGTGACCGTGCCGGTGCCCGGCGCCGAGCGGATCTGGAACGCGGTGGACATGCGGCCGACGGCGCCGAGCCCGCTGCCCAGGGTCGAGGTGGTGGTGTGGCCGTCGACCAGCCAGTGCGCCACGTCGGCCATGCCCGGCCCGTCGTCGGCGGTCAGCACGTCGACGCCGTGCCCGGTCAGCGACCGCTGGACGAACACCGAACCGCCGGTGGCGTGCTTGTCCAGGTTGCCCGCCAGCTCGGAGGTCACCACGGCGGCGCGTTCGGCCAGCACGTCCGGCAGCGCCGCGTCGCGGGCGGCGGCCCGCGCGGCCCTGGTCGCGGCGTAGACGGCGCTGGGGTGGTCGATCCGCACCAGCCGCGTCGGTGTGCTCGACGCGACCGTCATCGCGGGTTCCACCGCACGACGGTGACCGCGGTCCCGCTGCCGGGTGCGGTGTCGATGTGGAACTCGTCCACCAGGCGCCGCGTGCCGCCGAGCCCGTGCCCCAGGCCCGCGCCGGTGCTGAACCCGTCGGCCATCGCCTGCTCGACGTCCGGGATGCCGGGTCCGTGGTCGCGGACGCGCAGGCGCAGGCCAATCCGGTTGCCGTCACGCAGCACGGTGATGGTCAGCGTGCCGCCCCCGCCGTGGATGTAGGCGTTGCGCACCAGCTCGCTGGCCGCGGTGACGATCTTCGTCTGGTCGACGATGGAGAACCCGGCGCTCACCGCGCTGGCGCGGACCGCGTGCCGCGCGGTGAGCAGGTCCTCCTCGACGCGGACCTGGTGCTCGTCGTCCGCGGGTGCCTGGCCGGCGGTGAGTTCGTCAGGAAGCATGAGGCGCCTCTTCGGCGGCCTCGGTGGGACGGCGCCATCCCAGCAGCTCCATGGCCTGTTCCGGGTTGAGCGCGGTCTGCACCCCGGTGAGCTGCAAGCCGAGTTCGGACAGGGTGATCGCCACCGCGGGCCGCATGCCCGCGACGATCATCCGGGCGCCGAGCAGCCGCCCGGTGTGCGCGAGCTGCATCAGGACCCTGGCGACGAAGGAGTCGATGACCTCCAGCCGGGAGATGTCGATGATCACCCCGCGAATGCGTTCCTCGCTGATCCGGGTGGTCAGCTCGTCGGTGAAGCGCAACGCGGTCGCGTCGTCGAGGTCGCTCAGCAGGCCGCCGAGCAGGATGTCGCCGAGCCGCAGCAGCGGCAGCCCGGTCGAGCCGGTCACGCTCACGCGGCCCTGCCGGGTTCGTCGCCGAGAATCCGCAGGGCCGCGGCGAGCGCGTCGGCCAGCGACGACCTGGTGAGGATGTGCGACAGGTCGATGCCGAGCTGGGTGATCGTCTGCGCGATGGACGGCCGGATGCCGCTGATCACGCATTCGGCGCCCATCAGCCGGACCGCGCTGGCGGTCTGCAGCAGGTGCTGCGCCACCGCGGTGTCCACGGTGGGCACGCCGGTGATGTCGATGATGGCGATCCTGGCCTCGTGTGCCTGGATGGCTTCGAGCAGGCCGTTCATCACGATCTGGGTGCGGGCGCTGTCGAGCGTGCCGATCAGGGGTACCGCCAGCACGTGCCGCCACAGCCGGACCACCGGGGTGGACAGCTCGAGCATCTGGCTGTGCTGGTGGCGGATGATCTCCTCGCGGCCCTCGGCGTAGACGGAGAACGTGAGCACGCCCGCGGCGTCGAGCAGCTCGTTGACCAGCAACGCCGCCGCGTAGCACTGCGCGGGGTCCTCGGCGTGGCGTTCGACCGCCGCCAGCACCGCGCGCTTGAGCCCGAGAATGGCCATGGCCGTCGCCGTGGGTGCCGCCCCGGCCCGGACCCGGCGCTCGGACAACGCGATGAGCGCTTCGCGCACGGCTTCGTCGCGGTCGGCGATCTGGGCCGCGGGCAGCGGCGAGACCAGCGCCGCGTGCAGCGCTTCGAGCAGGTCCGTGGCCTCACGCTGGAGATCACCGTCGGCCAGTGGCAGCGGCGACCGCTCGTGTTGCCACCGGACCCATTCGGTGGTCACCGCGCCCCGGCCGGTGTCCAGCGCCCGGGCCACCAGTTCGCGCACGGCGGTCTCGTCCGTCCCCGGCACCGGGTCCCTCCAGGTGGATCAAGGGGCCAACCCGAACCTCGGCCCACTGTTGTCATATAACAACAGTTGACTCTACCGTGCAATGCCGGGGTGCCCGGCACCCGGTTCGGCCGCGGCGGCGGCGTGGAAGCCACGCAGGCCGGTGGCGAGGGCGGCGAGGGCGTCGGGGCTCATCTTCGACAGCACCGCCTGCACGCTCTCGCGGCGGCGGGCCCGCAGGTCCTGGAGATAGGCGCGGCCGCGTTCACTGAGCCGGAGGGTCAGTTCGCGGCGGCTGCGCGAGCTGGGCAGGCGTTCGAGGTAGCCGACGGCCTGCAACCGGTCGCACAGCCTGCTCACCAGCGGTGGGGTCGAGCCGAGCAGGTCGGCCAGCGCACGCAGGTTGAGCCCGTCGTGCCGGTCCAGCGCGACCACGGCACGCAGCTGGGCGGCCGACAGCGGCCTGGCCGAGGCGTCAGCGGCATCAGAGGCATCAGAGGCATTGCCTGCCTGCTCGAACATGATTTCGAGCAGTTCGGCGAGATCGGTCACCGCGGCGGCCGCATCGGGACCGCGCTGCTCGCGAGACCGGTTCACGGTGTCCACTGTCGCATCCATATGCTGAGCTGTCAGCTTGGCTTGTGGCACACCGGGGCCCGGACTGATGCGGTAACGCGGGCCCACCGGTGGGCCGACGGGTCGAGCAGGAGGACGTGGTGGACAGATCCCTGGCGGTGGAGCGCAGGCTGCGCGATGTCCCGCCGCACGAACTGCTGCCGGCGCTGCGGGCGGCATTGCGCGAGCACTTCGACGCGCGGGCGGTCGAGCTGCTGATGGCGGACTACTCGCTGGCCGAGCTGTGCCAGGTGAGCACCCTGCCGTACACGCACGAGCCGATGCCGGTGGAGGGCAGCACGCCGGGCGCGGCGTTTGTCGCCCAGGCCGCGATGTTCGAGCCCGGCGGCACCGGGATCACCGGATATCTGCCGGTCACCGTGCGCGGCGACCGGCTCGGCGTGCTGGCGGTGACGCTGCCCGTGGAGCCGGACCCGCCGGTGTGGGCGGAACTCGGCCGGTTCGCCGAGACGCTGGCACACGAGCTGTTTGTCGCCGATCGTGACACCGACCTCTACATCCAGGCCCGCCGGTCCTCCCGGCTCACGCTGGCCGCGGAGATGCAGTGGCAGCTGCTGCCCGGCCGGGCGTGCACCCGCGCGGAGTTCGCGCTCGGTGGTCAGCTCGAACCCGCCTACGCCATCTACGGCGACTGCTTCGACTGGTCGGCCTCGGCGCACAAGCTGACCGTGACGCTGATCAACGGCATGGGCGAAGGCAGTGAAGCCGCGCTGCTGACCAACCTGGCGGTGAACGCGCTGCGCAACGCGCGGCGGGCGGGGGTGGCGCTCGACGCCCAGGCCGAACTCGCCGACCAGGCGATCTACGGGCACTACCGCGGCCGCGAGCACGTGGCCGCGCTGCTGCTGGAGTTCGACCTCGCCACCGGGTCGGTGAGCGCGCTCGACGCCGGTTCGCCGAGGCTGTGGCGGCTGCGTGACGGCAAGGTCGAGCGGGTCCACTTCGACGAGCAGCTGCCGCTGGGCGCGTTCGAAGGCACGCTGTACGAGGCGGAACGGTTCCAGGCGGTGGCGGGTGATCGCTTCGTGTTCGTCAGCGACGGCGTCTACAACGCCATCGGCCCGCAGGGGCAGCTGTACGGTGACGCCGAGCTGACCGACGCGGTGCTGACCACCGCCGACCTGCCCGCCGCGCACGTGCCGGGCGCCGTGCTCAAGGAACTGGCCACCCGGCGCCGCGGTGCGCACGCCGAGGACGACGCCATGGTGGTCTGCCTGGACTGGTTCGGCCCCGCCTGACGGACTGGAACGAGGGTCGCGAATGACCGCCGAACGGCAGCTGCCCACACAGGACGAGGTGCTCGGGTACTTCGAAACGCTGTCCAACCGGGGACGCTGGGGCGACGACGACGAACTCGGCACGCTGAACCACATCACCGACGAGGTGCGCCTGGCGGCGGCGCGCGCCGTGCGTCACGGGCGGAGCGTGTCGTGTGCGTGGGAGGTCGCCGTTCCGGGCGAAATGGAGCGGTCGACCACGGTGTGCCCGTGTGCCGCCGACATGCCGGGTGCCGAACGCATGCCCGTGCCGGGGTTCCGCAACGACCGCCGCTGGGGCTTTTCGAACGAGCGGCTCGGCATCATGTTCCACGGCAACACGATCACCCATGTCGACTCGCCGTGCCACCTGCTCTGGGACGGCCGGATGTACAACGGGCGGCCGCACTCGTTGCTCGACGCGGAGACCGGATCGGCGTGGGCGGCGGTCACCGCGGCGGCGAACGGGATCGTCACGCGCGGGGTGCTGCTGGACGTCGCCGAGGCCCGCGAAGTGCCGTGGCTGGAGCCGGGCCAGGGCGTGTTTCCGGAGGATCTCGAGGAAGCCGAGCGCCGTCAGGGCGTACGAGTGCGCCCGGGTGACGCGGTGCTCCTGCGGACCGGTTACGGCCGCGTCCGGCACGAGGCCGGTGATTCGGGCGGCTTCACGCAGGCGGGCTGGCACGCGTCCTGCCTGCCGTGGCTGCACGATCGCGGGGTGGCGCTGATCGGCGCGGACACCCCGCAGGACGTTCAGCCGTCGGGTTACCAGGACGTGCTGATGCCGGTGCACGCCGTCGGCTTGGTCGCGATGGGCCTGTGGCTGCTCGACAACTGCGACCTGGAGGCGTGCGCGGCGACGGCCGCCGAACTCGGCCAGTGGGATTTCCAGCTCGCCGTCGCGCCGGTCCGCTTTGCCGGTACCTCCGGCAGCCCGGTCAATCCGATCGCCACTTTCTGACCGGCGAAACTCGCTCGGCTGTACTGCAAATGTATTGCCGCTGAACCCCCTCGCGTCACGGTGCGGACGTCCGTCAACGAAGGCGAGGAATGGTGCTCATGCGAATTCACGAAACGTTCACCTTCCGTTCATTTGAAGGAGGGGAAACGCGGTGAAGAAATCAACCGTGGGGAAGGCCGCGCTCGTTTCGCTGTCCGGCGGTGTGCTGACCGTGGCGTTCGGCTTGCTGGGCGCGGAAAGCGCGGAGGCGGCACCCGCCCCGCCGCCGCCCAAGTCCGACGCGCAGAAGAAGGCCGACCGGGACCGGGCGGAGCAGGTGGAGGCCGCCGACCGGAACCGGGAGAAGGCCGAGAAGAAGGCCAAGGAGGACAAGAAGAAGGCGGATCGCGACCGCAACGAGCAGGTCGAAGCCGCCGACATGGGCCGGGAGCGGGCCGAGAAGAAGGCGAAGGAGGACAAGAAGAAGGCTGATCGCGACCGCAACGAGAAGGTCGAGGAAGCGGACCTCAAGGAGCAGCGGGGCGAGGGCAACGCCAAGGAAGCGAAGAAGAAGGCCGACCGGGACCGCAACGAGCAGGTCGAAGCCGCTGACATGGAGCGGGAGGACGCGGAGAAGAAGGCGAAGGAGGACAAGAAGAAGGCGGATCGCGACCGCAACGAGAAAGTCGAGGCCGCCGACCTGAATCAGCAGAAGGCGGAGAAGAAGTCCGCGGAGGACAAGAAGAAAGCGGATCGTGCCCGCGCCGAGAAAACCGAATCCGACGACCTGACCCGGGAGCGGGCGAAGAAGGAAAAGAAGAAGGCGGACCTCGCGGAGGCTGAGCGGGTCGAGGCCGCCGACATGGGCCGGGAGCGGGCCGAGAAGAAGGCCAAGGAAGAAAAGAAGAAGGCCGACCGCGACCAGGCGGAAAAAGTGGAAGCCGCGGACATGGAGCGGGAGGACGCGGAGGCCAAGGCCAAGGAGGACAAGAAGAAGGCCGATCTTGCCCAGGCCGAGCGGGTCGAAGCCGCCGACATGGGCCGGGAGCGGGCCGAGAAGAAAGCCAAGGAGGACAAGAAGAAAGCCGATCTCGCCCAGGCCGAGCGCGTCGAAACCGCCGACATGGAGCGGGAGGACGCGGAGGCCAAGGCCAAGGCCGACAAGAAGAAGGCCGACCTCGCCAAGGCGGAGCAGATCGAGGCCGCCGACATGGAACGCGAGGACGCCGAAAAGCAGGCCAAGGAAGCGAAGAAGCAGGCCGACCGGGCCCGCAACGAAGCGGTGGAGGCCGCCGACCTGGGCGCCCAGCGAGGTGAGGTCGACCTCGCCGCCGAAACCAAGAAGGCCGATCTGGCCCGGGCGGAGGCGGTCGAGGCCGCCGATCTCGGGTACGAACGGGCCAAGGACGTCGCCGACGAGAAGAAGGCGCGGGCCGCGCGTGACCGGGGTGACGCCGTGGAGGCGGCTGACCTCGGGTATGAGCGGGCGAAGGACACGGCCACGGCCAAGAAACAGCAGGCCGTCCGGGATCGCGGCGAGCAGGTGGAGGCCGCCGACCTCGGTTACGAACGAGCCGAGGACAGCGCCAAGGCCGAGAAAAAGCAGGCCGTGCGTGACCGGGGCGAAGCGGTGGAAGCCGTCGATCTCGGGTATGAGCGGGCGAAGGACACCGCCAAGACCGAGAAAGAACGGGCCGTGCGTGACCGGGGTGACGCCGTGGAGGCGGCCGACCTCGGGTATGAGCGAGCCGAGGACACCGCCGAGGCCGAGAAGAAGCAGGCCCAGCGGGACCGCGGTGAGGCGGTGGAGGCGGCCGACCGCGAATTCGACCGGGCCGGTGGTTACTCCGTCGATCGCCTGCGCAAGGCCCTGCCCAACGGGTCGGCCGCCCCGCAGGCCGCGCCCGAGCGCAGCCCGGTACAACGGGCGATCGAGGACACCCACCACGTGGCCAGCGACGCGTCCCGGCGGGCGCTCGACGACCTCCAGCACCCGATCAAGGCGGGCGTGCTCGGCGGTGGTGCGGCGGCGCTGGAGACACCCGGTGCGATCCTCGAACAGCGGGTGCTCCAGCAGCAGAAGAACGGCGGCATCGCCGATCCCGACCTGGTGCGCAGGGCGGACGAGTTCAAGCTGCTCGGCAAGGCGGGCGGTGTCGCCGGTGGGCTGGCCGGTGCGTACTACGACATCGCCGTGGAGAAGAAGGACCCGGCGAAGGCGACCGCCGCCAATCTGATCGGCACCATCGCGGGTGGTGCGGCCGGTGGCGCGATGGCCGGGGCGGTCGGCGGCCCGATCGGCATCGGGGCCGGATTTCTGTTCGGTGGTGCGGTGAGCGCCCTGTCCAGCGGCGCGGTCGAAGCGGCGTGGGACTACTTCGCCCCGCCGGAGGCCGTGGAACCGCCGGAGAAGTAACGGAAAAGCGGCCCGCCACCGGTGAGTTCCGGTGGCGGGCCGCCCGGCCCGCGTGGTGGCCGGTTGAGGTCACGGGCCGGGGTTCGCTGTGCGTGGTCGTGTTGACTGCTCCTCATGGACGGTGGTGGTCGCCGGCGGCTCGGCTGGGTGCTGGCCGCGCTGACAGCGGCGGTGGCGGTGGTGTCGACCGGCGTGGTGCTGCTGGTCAGCGCACCGGGTGAACCGGATGCCGGGGAATTCGCCGGAGACGTGGCCGAGGTGCTCACCCAGGGCGGCGACGAGCCGTTCCGGGCGGTGTTCTGCGAGTCGGCGGTGGAGCGCCGTGACGGGGTGGACGTGTTCGCGCTCGTCCGGCCGATCACGGTGACCGTGCAGACCGTCGTGAACGAGAGCGACACGCATGCCCTCGCGGTGCTCGCCATCGACAAAGAGCGAGATCGGGTGTTCCTCTCGATGGACAAGCAGCAGCCCGGCTGGTGCGTCAGCGCGATCCACCTGTGTACCCCGGCGGCCGAGCCGTCGTTCGACCCGCCGCGCCTGCCGTGTGCCGGGTTGCTCGGCCGGGACTGATCATCGCGAGGGTGAGCGCCAGCACGACCGCGATCAGCGCGAGCGCCACGAACACCGACGCGTGTGTGCCGTAGCGGAAGAAGACGGTACCCAGCAAGGCGACGCCGACGGTCGCGCCGAGTTGCTGCACCGCGTTGAGCAGTCCGGACGCCGAGCCCGTCTCGTGCGCGGCCACCCCGGCCAGCGCGTTGCCGAAGAACGGCACGGTGAACAAGCCCAGCCCGATCCCGGTGACGAGCAGCGGCACCACCGTGAGCGAAACCGCGATCCCGGCCAGGCCCGCCAGCACCAGAACGAGGCCCGCCCGCATCACCTTCGGCCCGAACCGTGGCACGAGCACC
Coding sequences within:
- a CDS encoding PP2C family protein-serine/threonine phosphatase, whose translation is MNTTDLRQLRRRLREACGQAGVPIDDRARLVLSATLVAEPAIAAGTAIGLRTSTSGDGLCTVTLHLGRSIPQHQRNLLPLLPDTGDDQTLTWHLATGAPPAPVPGSDEHATREEMLALIARADTLAQQQRQLKHELAETNSGVLAMFIELERRDEELRRAHGVIFRELEDALRPPPPVVAGLELAVHYSPADPDSPTGGDLYDWFTLPGGDVHITLVDAVGHGVASTRKAITVTHAIRTLALEGHPFADLVARASNTLTTIEPKLMATVLLARITPGTGEVRVANGSHPQPVLITAAGHTQRLAGPGPGRGVGFPHPGTPELAHHTLDPGDTLLLYTDGLIESRKNYDEGETRLLALARAHARRPTTGIPRELTTQMHDVVLHIDDTVVIAIRKS
- a CDS encoding anti-sigma regulatory factor, translated to MLPDELTAGQAPADDEHQVRVEEDLLTARHAVRASAVSAGFSIVDQTKIVTAASELVRNAYIHGGGGTLTITVLRDGNRIGLRLRVRDHGPGIPDVEQAMADGFSTGAGLGHGLGGTRRLVDEFHIDTAPGSGTAVTVVRWNPR
- a CDS encoding STAS domain-containing protein; this translates as MTGSTGLPLLRLGDILLGGLLSDLDDATALRFTDELTTRISEERIRGVIIDISRLEVIDSFVARVLMQLAHTGRLLGARMIVAGMRPAVAITLSELGLQLTGVQTALNPEQAMELLGWRRPTEAAEEAPHAS
- a CDS encoding PP2C family protein-serine/threonine phosphatase, with translation MDRSLAVERRLRDVPPHELLPALRAALREHFDARAVELLMADYSLAELCQVSTLPYTHEPMPVEGSTPGAAFVAQAAMFEPGGTGITGYLPVTVRGDRLGVLAVTLPVEPDPPVWAELGRFAETLAHELFVADRDTDLYIQARRSSRLTLAAEMQWQLLPGRACTRAEFALGGQLEPAYAIYGDCFDWSASAHKLTVTLINGMGEGSEAALLTNLAVNALRNARRAGVALDAQAELADQAIYGHYRGREHVAALLLEFDLATGSVSALDAGSPRLWRLRDGKVERVHFDEQLPLGAFEGTLYEAERFQAVAGDRFVFVSDGVYNAIGPQGQLYGDAELTDAVLTTADLPAAHVPGAVLKELATRRRGAHAEDDAMVVCLDWFGPA
- a CDS encoding ATP-binding protein, translating into MTVASSTPTRLVRIDHPSAVYAATRAARAAARDAALPDVLAERAAVVTSELAGNLDKHATGGSVFVQRSLTGHGVDVLTADDGPGMADVAHWLVDGHTTTSTLGSGLGAVGRMSTAFQIRSAPGTGTVTAARVLAPGTPAGLAGAVGHFCLPREGEHHSGDAVALAESTGSRTVVVADGLGHGAEAADAARLAIGAFAENPDRALATHLAGMHRALRGTRGAAVALARVSGRAVEFCGVGNVSATVLTPGRPPQLLLSVPGVIGFVLPSVLPRRAPLTGGAVVVLHTDGLDNTWRTPVPSTQPASALLLVAELAHRHRNPRDDAAAIALHADQLP
- a CDS encoding nuclear transport factor 2 family protein, coding for MSHHNIQPFFEALASRDADRIAAVLTEDSEWFSPPGNAVAVALEATNHMKGRAAIVQFFADELPRLFVRDVGVTFNGVHSAGEHVVVEAELTATLPDGNRYLNDYCFVVEFRNGLVHRVREYADTPRGLKCG
- a CDS encoding STAS domain-containing protein, with the protein product MPGTDETAVRELVARALDTGRGAVTTEWVRWQHERSPLPLADGDLQREATDLLEALHAALVSPLPAAQIADRDEAVREALIALSERRVRAGAAPTATAMAILGLKRAVLAAVERHAEDPAQCYAAALLVNELLDAAGVLTFSVYAEGREEIIRHQHSQMLELSTPVVRLWRHVLAVPLIGTLDSARTQIVMNGLLEAIQAHEARIAIIDITGVPTVDTAVAQHLLQTASAVRLMGAECVISGIRPSIAQTITQLGIDLSHILTRSSLADALAAALRILGDEPGRAA
- a CDS encoding helix-turn-helix domain-containing protein, yielding MFAPEAEAVARWRVARPSRPGRLPGVRMAGFRDRGAGPVDVRVVPHPAVTLALGFGDGPLVVDAATGRQRQGSLVTGFMHGAVRVRGERVECVQVRLSPVTAHAVLGVSPAELDHVAVTLDDLWGRGAARVREQLAGARSWPDRFALAEALLTRRLETAKTAVEREVAWAWHRIARTRGRVRIDELAVELGWSRKRLWSRFRTQIGLAPKRAARLVRFDHAAHRLAAGEDPAGVAVGSGYVDQPHLHRDVVAFTGVTPAVLAGRTWLAVDHLAW
- a CDS encoding cyclase family protein, which encodes MTAERQLPTQDEVLGYFETLSNRGRWGDDDELGTLNHITDEVRLAAARAVRHGRSVSCAWEVAVPGEMERSTTVCPCAADMPGAERMPVPGFRNDRRWGFSNERLGIMFHGNTITHVDSPCHLLWDGRMYNGRPHSLLDAETGSAWAAVTAAANGIVTRGVLLDVAEAREVPWLEPGQGVFPEDLEEAERRQGVRVRPGDAVLLRTGYGRVRHEAGDSGGFTQAGWHASCLPWLHDRGVALIGADTPQDVQPSGYQDVLMPVHAVGLVAMGLWLLDNCDLEACAATAAELGQWDFQLAVAPVRFAGTSGSPVNPIATF
- a CDS encoding MarR family transcriptional regulator encodes the protein MDTVNRSREQRGPDAAAAVTDLAELLEIMFEQAGNASDASDAADASARPLSAAQLRAVVALDRHDGLNLRALADLLGSTPPLVSRLCDRLQAVGYLERLPSSRSRRELTLRLSERGRAYLQDLRARRRESVQAVLSKMSPDALAALATGLRGFHAAAAAEPGAGHPGIAR